One region of Camelus bactrianus isolate YW-2024 breed Bactrian camel chromosome 22, ASM4877302v1, whole genome shotgun sequence genomic DNA includes:
- the LOC141574617 gene encoding adhesion G protein-coupled receptor B1-like, with amino-acid sequence MGFPSAVAAAAWAPAKCGFGDGCASFGGPCPMLVQGKFFGYFSAASEFSANALRSSWTLCNVGPCRYKLCMKVAKVPTCSRPAHVRVYQLESFLESTPSYLGLESCDEVLKLCNSSRPLAFLQASRQFQQIERQLPPDNDTRPQGEALPPQ; translated from the coding sequence ATGGGTTTTCCATccgctgttgctgctgctgcttgggCCCCAGCCAAGTGTGGCTTCGGAGATGGATGTGCGTCCTTTGGTGGGCCGTGCCCCATGCTGGTGCAGGGCAAGTTCTTCGGGTACTTCTCGGCAGCCTCTGAGTTCTCCGCCAACGCCTTGCGCTCCTCCTGGACTCTGTGCAACGTGGGCCCGTGCCGCTACAAGCTCTGCATGAAGGTGGCCAAGGTGCCCACCTGCAGCAGGCCCGCCCATGTCCGCGTCTACCAGTTGGAATCCTTCCTGGAGTCCACACCCAGCTACTTGGGCCTGGAGAGCTGTGATGAGGTGCTGAAGTTGTGCAATTCGTCACGTCCCCTAGCCTTCCTGCAGGCCAGCAGGCAGTTCCAGCAGATCGAGAGACAGCTGCCACCGGACAATGACACCAGGCCCCAGGGTGAGGCCCTCCCACCTCAGTGA